One Plasmodium cynomolgi strain B DNA, chromosome 12, whole genome shotgun sequence genomic region harbors:
- a CDS encoding hypothetical protein (putative) — protein MHDHNFLEDLHDIKFEDFLNHFIFLKNEKKIPTSNTDEKESAATLECDEPSEEKNKPQDERHNNVMRSIANDIINNESSTVLFRRIYWPLLIGIYHPATLYELTKDVQNKRSLYKQDKEEYITKQSNLNIQKLDPQIFHPLSSDDKNPWTLKQKNQELNEEIKQDILRTHSEKNLFQNEAVRDTLCKILFLWAKKNPSVSYKQGMNELVAIFFIINYREQVCPDILNLKTDQFWKEYVTLFDRDEVEADTYILFDHFMNMGLKYLFSSPEEKKNQATKNSSKTVLLHKCTYIFHKLLKNLDKLLYNHFISLSIEPQIFLLRWIRLFYCREFPIDDTVILWDNFFSDCYLTNWEKGFPTEVTGDTIGVAHMTSNVFPLVDYFAISMILFIRSFLLENDENYCLKRLFKYPPVENIRILIDLSFKIKARSEKKEKCAKGDDLPVSNSTAVDGGSNVGSSLGSFQARNGAKEGAVNLAREGAVNLAREGAVNLTREGAVNLAREGVANLARTSGNNSIASDHLERNRYKPTANTLVLNKETKILNTPATLSRINSKLNSVIDSLNNLSFIVGNEKHRVELQQNVFRLNEIFRELKSMEHNCAESMPEDLEMNWKKEAPPIYFG, from the exons atgcatGACCATAACTTTCTGGAAGATTTACATGACATCAAATTTGAGGactttttaaatcattttatttttcttaaaaatgagaaaaaaataccaacGAGTAATACCGATGAGAAGGAAAGCGCGGCGACACTTGAGTGTGATGAACCCTCGGAAGAGAAGAACAAGCCGCAGGATGAAAGGCACAACAATGTCATGAGGTCCATAGCCAATGACATTATAAACAACGAATCTAGTACGGTCCTCTTTAGAAGAATATATTGGCCCCTGCTAATAGGAATTTATCATCCCGCCACTCTATACGAACTAACAAAGGACGTACAGAATAAAAGAAGTCTGTATAAGCAGGACAAAGAAGAATACATCACAAAGCAGTCGAACttaaatattcaaaaattgGACCCCCAGATTTTTCACCCCTTGTCATCGGATGATAAAAATCCATGGACACtaaaacagaaaaatcaagaattaaatgaagaaataaaacaagACATTTTAAGAACacattcagaaaaaaatctttttcaaaatgaagcagTAAGAGACACATTATGTAAAATTCTGTTCCTttgggccaaaaaaaatccttCTGTATCGTATAAACAAGGTATGAACGAATTagtagccattttttttattatcaattATCGTGAACAAGTATGCCCagacattttaaatttaaaaactgATCAGTTTTGGAAGGAGTATGTCACCCTGTTTGATAGGGACGAAGTCGAAGCAGACACTTACATCCTGTTTGACCACTTCATGAACATGGggttgaaatatttattctctTCCcccgaagaaaaaaaaaaccaagcaACAAAGAATTCTTCCAAAACGGTGCTCCTGCACAAGTGTACTTATATATTCCATAagttactaaaaaatttggacaaaTTATTGTACAaccattttatttctctgAGTATCGAGCCTCAGATTTTTCTCCTCAGGTGGATCCGTCTCTTCTATTGTAGAGAATTTCCGATTGATGACACCGTCATTTTGTGGGACAACTTTTTCTCAG ATTGCTACTTAACGAACTGGGAAAAGGGCTTCCCCACCGAAGTCACAGGAGACACCATAGGAGTTGCCCACATGACATCAAATGTGTTCCCCTTGGTTGACTACTTTGCAATCTCCATGATCCTATTCATCAGATCTTTCTTGCTAGAAAACGATGAGAATTATTGCCTGAAGAGACTTTTTAAATACCCTCCCGTTGAAAACATAAGGATATTAATTgatttatcttttaaaataaaagcgagaagtgagaagaaggagaagtgtGCAAAAGGGGATGACTTACCAGTGTCCAACAGCACCGCTGTGGACGGGGGTTCGAATGTGGGAAGCTCTCTTGGTTCATTTCAGGCTAGGAACGGGGCCAAAGAGGGCGCAGTAAATTTGGCGCGGGAAGGGGCAGTAAATTTGGCGCGGGAAGGGGCAGTAAATTTGACTCGAGAAGGGGCAGTCAATTTGGCGCGAGAGGGAGTAGCAAATTTGGCCAGAACCAGCGGCAACAACAGCATAGCGAGTGATCACCTGGAGCGAAATAGGTATAAGCCAACCGCAAACACCCTTGTGCTAAATAAAGAgaccaaaattttaaacaccCCCGCGACGCTATCTCGGATTAACAGCAAGCTAAACAGTGTCATTGACAGCTTGAATAATTTATCCTTCATCGTCGGGAATGAAAAGCACCGAGTAGAGCTCCAGCAAAATGTATTTCGTCTAAATGAAATATTCCGAGAATTGAAAAGCATGGAACATAATTGCGCAGAGTCCATGCCGGAGGATTTGGAGATGAACTGGAAAAAGGAGGCCCCCCCGATTTACTTCGGTTGA
- a CDS encoding hypothetical protein (putative), translating into MAIHYSSLSLAMDDIDFENYKILIVRISLLLSIITMCVSLLLAIVASFISRDEDTVYVDLNINGGEGTWPKTYVYIQKDAPSSALQLQGKKISVSVDASMRENGGEEREEGAVSEAGKGNNSSGQTTEDGEKLLVFDGDPHPLPKGNSKGDELNPAEKKNKVIRI; encoded by the coding sequence ATGGCGATACATTATTCTTCCCTAAGTTTGGCCATGGATGACATcgattttgaaaattataaaattttaattgtgCGTATTTCACTCCTGTTGAGCATAATAACAATGTGCGTTTCGCTCTTGTTAGCTATTGTGGCCAGTTTCATTTCAAGAGATGAGGACACCGTGTATGTAGACTTAAACATAAATGGGGGAGAGGGCACTTGGCCCAAGACTTACGTGTACATACAAAAGGATGCACCCTCCTCTGCGTTGCAGCTacaggggaagaaaatctCCGTCTCCGTCGACGCTTCCATGCGGGAAAATGGAGGGGAAGAACGCGAAGAAGGTGCAGTAAGCGAAGCGGGGAAAGGTAACAACTCGAGTGGTCAGACGACGGAAGATGGGGAAAAATTGTTAGTCTTTGATGGAGACCCCCACCCACTGCCAAAAGGAAACTCCAAAGGAGACGAATTAAATCCTgctgagaagaaaaataaagtcatACGGATA
- a CDS encoding dihydroorotase (putative), giving the protein MEPLHIPLGDDMHCHLRQGDMLSFTVGAIKKGGCDRVLVMPNTTPIISTCEEAKKYRNELTKQDPSVDYLMTLYLNKKTDPNDILKNHEECNLQGVKIYPSNVTTNSNHGVTTLEKYYEIFHTLEKMNKSLHIHCEEPNVNPLYAERSYVQYIHDLAVHFPHLKIVLEHISTVDMINLVRTYPNIAGSITPHHLHLTIDDVVDTERYDYATDVVSIEKYIKNVYNYCKPLPKTIDDKVALCKIIQEGFPRIFLGSDSAPHYKEHKNDPHYKPGIYTQPFLMSYVSHIFNKINSLDKVENFACKNAANFLNLKEKKIGTNEQPLSLCIQKKAFKIADEYFGVVPFLAGQTIDFTASVVVSKTEDASTEEGGISK; this is encoded by the exons ATGGAACCGCTGCACATCCCCCTGGGAGACGACATGCACTGCCACCTGCGGCAGGGCGACATGCTAAGCTTCACCGTTGGGGCAATCAAGAAGGGGGGGTGCGACCGCGTGCTCGTGATGCCCAACACCACGCCAATCATAAGCACCTGTGAAGAagccaaaaaatatagaaacgAGCTAACCAAGCAGGACCCCAGTGTGGACTACCTAATGACGTTATacttgaacaaaaaaacagatcCTAATGATATTCTCAAAAACCACGAAGAATGCAATTTACAAGGAGTTAAAATATACCCCAGCAATGTAACAACGAACTCGAATCATGGAGTTACAACgttagaaaaatattatgaaatttttcatacaCTTGAAAAGATGAACAAAAGTTTGCATATCCATTGTGAAGAACCCAACGTGAATCCACTTTATGCAGAAAGGAGTTACGTACAATATATTCATGACTTGGCTGTCCACTTCCCTCATTTGAAAATTGTCCTAGAACACATTTCTACGGTAGACATGATAAACCTAGTTAGGACATACCCTAACATTGCGGGTTCAATTACTCCGCACCACTTGCATCTAACCATAGACGACGTTGTAGACACGGAGAGATACGATTATGCTACTGACGTGGTAAGCATAGagaagtatataaaaaatgtatataattattgCAAGCCTTTGCCAAAAACGATTGATGATAAGGTAGCTTTGTGTAAGATTATACAGGAAGGGTTCCCAAGGATTTTCCTTGGATCTGATTCTGCACCCCATTATAAGGAGCACAAAAATGACCCCCACTATAAGCCAGGAATATACACACAGCCATTCCTCATGTCGTATGTTTcccacatttttaacaaaattaattcatTGGACAAGGTAGAAAATTTTGCCTGTAAAAAtgctgcaaattttttaaatttaaaggagaaaaaaataggcacaAATGAACAGCCTCTTTCTCTTTGTATACAAAAGAAAGCATTCAAAATTGCAGATGAATATTTTGGAGtcgtcccctttttggctGGACAAACAATTGATTTCACGGCGTCGGTTGTGG TTAGCAAAACTGAGGACGCAAGCACAGAGGAGGGGGGCAtatcaaaatga